The following proteins are encoded in a genomic region of Micrococcaceae bacterium Sec5.8:
- a CDS encoding AMP-binding protein, with product MIPADGLHTLGRWTTDRSLATPQRIAIDDRGCTLTYGELERRADRLATGMKTAGYVPGDRVATLTGNSSDHVVVFFACAKAGLVLVPLSWRLAAQELAAQLELADPQLLLVEDELDSLAAAACILLAHRPRTAALGPGGIEKSVPPPSRTLSQRRSEASREVRDEDPLLMIFTSGTEGASKAAVLTHANCFWTNLSLSRTMDLGSTDVVLAVLPQFHVGGWNIQPLLAWWTGATVVLERGFEPGRVLQLIAERRVSMLMGVPTQYLMLAEHPDFASAELGSLRHAVVGGAPMPAPLLRIWHRRGVALSQGYGLTEASPNVLCLPNEDAARMVGYSGKPYPHVAVAVADPVTGAVLDGAATGELLVGGPGVFAGYFRDPAATAAVLAGDWLRTGDLVERDAEGYIKVLDRLKDIFISGGENVAPAEVEAVLLAHPAVAQAAVVGVEDARWGETGVAFVVVRPGLATDGQELLDHCAALLAPFKVPARIEMVGALPRTALNKVLRARLRQQLEGRGTAGRPDTPDTPPGAASGSVAFSRPVTGGGL from the coding sequence CAGCCTGGCCACCCCGCAACGGATCGCCATCGACGACCGCGGGTGCACGCTCACCTACGGGGAGCTGGAACGCCGGGCGGACCGCCTCGCAACCGGTATGAAAACCGCCGGCTACGTTCCGGGGGACCGGGTTGCGACCCTCACCGGCAACAGCTCGGACCACGTAGTGGTGTTCTTCGCCTGCGCCAAGGCCGGCCTGGTCCTGGTCCCGCTGTCCTGGCGGCTCGCGGCCCAGGAACTCGCTGCGCAGCTTGAGCTCGCGGACCCGCAGCTGCTGCTGGTCGAGGACGAGCTCGACTCGCTCGCCGCGGCGGCGTGCATCCTGCTGGCGCACCGGCCGCGCACCGCGGCGCTCGGTCCCGGCGGCATTGAAAAGTCCGTGCCCCCGCCGTCCCGGACCCTCAGCCAGAGGCGGAGCGAAGCAAGCAGGGAAGTGCGGGACGAAGACCCCCTCCTGATGATTTTCACGTCCGGCACGGAAGGTGCCAGCAAAGCCGCGGTCCTGACCCATGCGAACTGCTTCTGGACCAACCTGTCGCTGTCCCGGACGATGGATCTGGGCAGCACCGACGTCGTCCTGGCCGTGCTGCCGCAGTTCCACGTCGGCGGGTGGAACATCCAGCCCCTGCTGGCCTGGTGGACCGGTGCCACCGTAGTCCTGGAACGCGGCTTCGAACCCGGCCGTGTCCTGCAGCTCATCGCGGAGCGGCGCGTGAGCATGCTCATGGGCGTCCCCACCCAGTACCTGATGCTGGCCGAACACCCCGATTTTGCGTCCGCAGAGCTTGGCAGCCTGCGGCACGCCGTGGTGGGCGGGGCACCCATGCCGGCGCCGCTGCTGCGGATCTGGCACCGCAGGGGAGTGGCGCTGAGCCAGGGCTACGGCCTCACCGAGGCGTCACCCAATGTGCTCTGCCTGCCCAACGAGGACGCCGCCCGGATGGTGGGGTATTCGGGAAAACCGTACCCGCACGTCGCCGTCGCGGTGGCTGATCCCGTGACCGGGGCGGTCCTCGACGGCGCCGCCACCGGCGAACTGCTGGTGGGCGGCCCGGGGGTCTTCGCCGGCTACTTCCGCGACCCGGCCGCGACGGCTGCCGTCCTGGCGGGGGACTGGCTGCGCACCGGTGACCTCGTGGAACGCGACGCCGAGGGGTACATCAAAGTGTTGGACCGGCTCAAGGACATCTTCATTTCCGGTGGCGAGAACGTGGCTCCGGCCGAGGTCGAGGCGGTGCTGCTGGCCCATCCTGCCGTTGCCCAGGCCGCCGTCGTTGGTGTGGAGGATGCGCGCTGGGGCGAAACCGGTGTCGCCTTCGTGGTGGTCCGCCCGGGCCTGGCGACAGACGGACAGGAACTCCTCGACCATTGCGCGGCGCTGCTGGCGCCGTTCAAAGTCCCCGCCCGCATCGAGATGGTCGGCGCCCTGCCCCGGACGGCGCTGAACAAGGTGCTGCGCGCCAGGCTGCGGCAACAGCTTGAGGGCCGCGGAACTGCAGGACGTCCCGACACCCCGGACACGCCCCCCGGAGCCGCGTCCGGGTCTGTGGCCTTCTCGCGTCCCGTGACCGGCGGCGGGCTGTGA
- the moaA gene encoding GTP 3',8-cyclase MoaA, which translates to MSVQLGMPQPRADDSPGAGSSSAQLGGRPDGMPAGLVDRYGRRATDMRLSLTDKCNLRCTYCMPAEGLEWLSKQAVMSAEEIVRIVRIGVDTLGVRELRLTGGEPLVRADLLDIISALRLAHPDLPISMTTNAVGLDKKAAALKAAGLTRINVSLDSLHEETFTQLTRRPFLNKVLAGVDAAWAAGLGPVKLNAVLMRGINDAESPSLLAWALGRGYELRFIEQMPLDADHGWTRRNMITAAEIRELLSVDYVLSADPRDRDGAPAERFEVRARVPGTDEAAGPVLGTVGIIASVTEPFCSDCRRTRITAEGKIMSCLFSREEVDLLGLLREGASDAQLAERWQDAMWIKPKAHGMDHVGLDAPDFVQPDRSMSAIGG; encoded by the coding sequence ATGAGTGTTCAGCTAGGTATGCCCCAGCCCCGCGCGGATGACAGCCCCGGTGCGGGCTCCTCAAGTGCGCAGTTGGGCGGGCGGCCGGACGGCATGCCCGCCGGCCTCGTCGACCGTTACGGACGGCGCGCCACCGACATGAGGCTCTCCCTGACGGATAAATGCAATTTGCGCTGTACCTACTGCATGCCGGCGGAGGGCCTGGAGTGGCTCTCCAAACAGGCCGTGATGTCAGCCGAGGAGATCGTCCGCATCGTGCGGATCGGCGTCGACACGTTGGGCGTTCGCGAGCTGCGGCTTACCGGCGGCGAACCGCTGGTCCGGGCCGATCTGCTGGACATCATTTCTGCACTTCGCCTCGCCCACCCCGACCTTCCGATCTCCATGACGACGAACGCCGTCGGGCTGGATAAGAAGGCCGCTGCGTTGAAGGCCGCGGGCCTGACCCGCATCAACGTGTCGCTGGACTCGCTCCATGAGGAGACGTTCACCCAGCTGACGCGCCGGCCGTTCCTGAATAAGGTCCTGGCCGGCGTGGACGCCGCGTGGGCCGCCGGGCTGGGACCGGTGAAACTCAACGCCGTTCTGATGCGCGGCATCAATGACGCCGAGTCCCCGTCCCTGCTGGCGTGGGCGCTGGGCCGCGGCTATGAACTGCGCTTCATCGAGCAGATGCCGCTCGACGCCGACCACGGCTGGACCCGCCGGAACATGATCACCGCCGCGGAGATCCGCGAACTCCTCTCCGTCGACTACGTGCTCAGCGCCGATCCGCGGGACCGCGACGGCGCCCCGGCGGAACGCTTCGAGGTCCGGGCGAGGGTTCCCGGCACCGACGAGGCCGCCGGACCCGTCCTGGGGACCGTGGGAATCATCGCCTCCGTAACTGAGCCGTTCTGCTCCGACTGCCGGCGCACCCGCATCACTGCCGAGGGCAAGATCATGAGCTGTCTGTTCTCCCGCGAAGAAGTGGACCTTCTGGGGCTGCTCCGGGAGGGCGCCAGCGACGCACAGCTTGCCGAACGCTGGCAGGACGCCATGTGGATCAAGCCCAAGGCCCACGGCATGGACCACGTGGGACTGGACGCCCCGGACTTCGTCCAGCCGGACCGCAGCATGAGCGCCATCGGAGGCTGA
- a CDS encoding MoaD/ThiS family protein → MNVRYFAAARAAAGVEEEHFELPAGATVAALLDAILAVERPEPPAGTPPLARLLSRSSFLLNEVAVRTRTAAVQPDDVIDVLPPFAGG, encoded by the coding sequence GTGAACGTACGTTACTTCGCTGCCGCGCGCGCTGCCGCCGGCGTCGAGGAGGAACACTTCGAGCTTCCCGCCGGCGCCACGGTCGCCGCGCTCCTGGACGCCATCCTCGCCGTCGAACGGCCGGAGCCCCCCGCCGGGACCCCGCCGCTGGCGCGCCTGCTGTCCCGGAGCAGCTTCCTTCTCAACGAGGTGGCCGTCCGGACCCGGACGGCGGCGGTGCAACCGGACGACGTCATCGACGTCCTGCCGCCTTTCGCCGGCGGCTAG
- a CDS encoding TetR/AcrR family transcriptional regulator: MSAVPRTARGTRTRAKLLQAAETVFASVGYHEASIVKITEEAGVGLGTFYLYFEGKQAIFDEVVEDLNRRVRHAMTDAARSAGNRLAAERAGFRAFFKFTAEHPALYRIIRQAEFVSPGALRLHYTRIVNGYIEGLKAAQLSGEVRAMDPTVAAWALMGIGELIGMRWVLWDEEGVEPLQGARPDVPEDVFEEMMQFIERALAPAPADVPVAGPAPSTIQTQEGTAP; encoded by the coding sequence GTGAGCGCCGTGCCGCGCACTGCGCGGGGCACCCGAACGCGCGCCAAGCTGCTGCAGGCGGCCGAGACGGTCTTCGCGTCGGTCGGGTACCACGAGGCCTCCATCGTCAAGATCACCGAGGAAGCGGGGGTCGGCCTCGGCACTTTTTACCTGTACTTCGAGGGCAAACAGGCCATTTTCGACGAGGTCGTCGAGGACTTGAACCGGCGGGTCCGGCACGCCATGACCGACGCCGCCCGCTCCGCCGGCAACCGGCTTGCGGCCGAACGCGCGGGGTTCCGCGCCTTCTTCAAGTTCACGGCGGAACATCCCGCGCTGTACCGGATTATCCGCCAGGCCGAGTTCGTCTCGCCAGGGGCTCTGCGGCTGCACTACACCCGGATCGTCAACGGCTACATCGAAGGACTTAAAGCCGCGCAACTCAGCGGCGAAGTCCGGGCGATGGATCCCACCGTGGCGGCCTGGGCCCTGATGGGCATCGGTGAGCTGATCGGCATGCGCTGGGTGCTCTGGGACGAGGAGGGCGTCGAACCCTTGCAGGGTGCCCGGCCGGACGTCCCGGAGGACGTCTTTGAGGAAATGATGCAGTTCATCGAACGGGCGCTCGCCCCGGCACCGGCGGACGTTCCTGTGGCCGGCCCCGCTCCAAGCACCATCCAGACCCAGGAAGGGACAGCCCCATGA
- a CDS encoding alpha/beta hydrolase, translated as MSQETSNPSYRTTDVEVRGGTLHTALWGPEDPAAPTILAVHGVTASHMAWAVLAHELPDIRIIAPDLRGRGRSNALPAPYGMPSHAGDLAAVLGALSTGPVVVVGHSMGAFASLVLANLFPERVRSLVLVDGGLPLQVPADLSDEQIVAAVLGPAAERLNATFASREVYRSFWKQHPAFSADWGPFVEDYVDYDLTGEEPLLRPATQYRAMADDTGELHRGASLLRALDELAVETLVLRAPRGLLNEPGGLYAPGYLDAWAEKLPALTVREVPDVNHYTIIMGAAGAAAVADTVREALAAA; from the coding sequence ATGAGCCAGGAAACCAGCAATCCCAGCTACCGAACCACTGACGTTGAGGTCCGTGGCGGAACCCTGCACACCGCCCTCTGGGGACCCGAGGACCCGGCCGCCCCGACCATCCTCGCGGTCCACGGCGTCACAGCCTCGCACATGGCGTGGGCGGTGCTGGCCCACGAGCTGCCGGACATCCGGATCATCGCCCCCGACCTGCGGGGCCGGGGCCGGAGCAACGCGCTGCCTGCGCCCTACGGAATGCCGTCCCACGCCGGGGACCTCGCCGCGGTGCTGGGCGCGCTCAGCACCGGGCCCGTCGTGGTGGTGGGCCACTCCATGGGCGCCTTCGCGTCCCTGGTCCTCGCGAACCTGTTCCCCGAGCGCGTGCGGTCCCTGGTGCTGGTCGACGGCGGATTGCCGCTGCAGGTTCCGGCGGACCTGAGCGACGAACAGATCGTGGCCGCCGTGCTGGGTCCCGCGGCGGAGCGCCTGAACGCCACCTTCGCCAGCCGGGAGGTGTACCGCAGCTTCTGGAAACAGCACCCGGCTTTCAGCGCTGACTGGGGCCCCTTCGTGGAGGACTATGTCGACTACGACCTCACCGGAGAGGAACCGTTGCTCCGGCCGGCCACCCAGTACCGGGCCATGGCCGATGACACTGGGGAACTGCACCGCGGCGCCTCCCTCCTGAGAGCCTTGGACGAACTGGCGGTGGAGACCCTCGTGCTGCGGGCACCGCGCGGGCTGCTCAACGAGCCCGGCGGCCTGTACGCGCCCGGCTACCTGGACGCCTGGGCGGAGAAATTGCCGGCCTTGACCGTCCGGGAAGTTCCGGATGTCAACCATTACACGATCATTATGGGCGCGGCCGGAGCTGCTGCCGTCGCGGACACTGTCCGGGAGGCCCTGGCCGCAGCCTGA
- a CDS encoding LuxR family transcriptional regulator: MTTSWAFSRSLERLGQLCRDMLDDKELRREVLAELGARVPFSAYAWPLTDPESATGIAPMARIPCPDKLPELIRLKYVTPQGRWTALMRSPRPAATLLTATGGDPARSPLWSGLLIHHGVADVLSTVFADKHGCWGWLDLWRIGNDGTFSAVETNYLATAAPMVAAGLRRSRAAQCRRDAEAGGTAAAVRQPLPPQAVLTLDEALAVAGQTVSAGEWLKLLQRGPRPYQDVPAEVLNVAAQLLAREAGVDTHPAMSRVSVGDGNWALLRATRMVGGRWGATPPLAVTIQECPAADRLEVFARCFALTPQQHRLLELTAGGLSTAELAAVLGIRPYTVQDQFKAVFAVCGVRSRSALLGLALGTAARPAGTGPASGRS; this comes from the coding sequence ATGACCACCAGCTGGGCGTTCAGCCGGAGCCTGGAGCGCCTGGGGCAGCTCTGCCGGGACATGCTCGATGACAAGGAGCTGCGCCGGGAAGTGCTTGCCGAACTCGGCGCAAGGGTGCCGTTCAGCGCCTACGCCTGGCCCCTGACGGATCCGGAATCGGCTACCGGCATCGCCCCGATGGCCCGGATCCCCTGCCCGGACAAACTACCGGAGCTCATCCGGCTCAAGTACGTGACACCGCAGGGCCGTTGGACGGCGCTAATGCGTTCGCCGCGGCCCGCAGCGACCCTCCTCACGGCCACGGGCGGAGATCCTGCGCGCAGTCCGTTATGGAGCGGGCTGTTGATCCACCACGGGGTGGCGGACGTGCTCTCAACCGTCTTTGCTGACAAACATGGCTGCTGGGGCTGGCTGGACCTCTGGCGTATCGGGAACGACGGCACCTTTTCCGCTGTGGAGACCAACTATCTCGCAACGGCCGCGCCGATGGTGGCGGCCGGCCTTCGGCGGAGCCGTGCAGCCCAATGCCGGCGGGACGCGGAGGCCGGGGGCACCGCCGCCGCCGTCCGGCAGCCACTGCCGCCACAGGCCGTGCTGACCCTGGACGAGGCCCTGGCCGTGGCGGGGCAGACGGTTTCGGCCGGGGAGTGGTTGAAGCTGCTGCAGCGGGGGCCGCGGCCGTACCAGGACGTGCCGGCGGAGGTCCTCAACGTCGCCGCCCAGCTGCTGGCCCGCGAGGCCGGGGTGGACACCCACCCTGCCATGTCGCGGGTCTCCGTCGGCGACGGCAACTGGGCGCTGCTGCGCGCCACCCGAATGGTGGGGGGCCGGTGGGGGGCGACTCCTCCGCTCGCGGTGACCATCCAGGAATGCCCGGCGGCGGACCGGCTTGAGGTTTTCGCCCGCTGCTTCGCGCTCACCCCGCAGCAGCACCGGCTGCTCGAACTTACCGCTGGGGGACTCAGCACGGCGGAGCTGGCCGCGGTCCTGGGGATCCGTCCCTACACCGTGCAGGACCAGTTCAAGGCTGTGTTCGCTGTCTGCGGTGTCCGGAGCCGCAGCGCGCTGCTGGGCCTGGCTCTAGGCACCGCAGCCAGGCCGGCCGGCACCGGCCCGGCCTCCGGGAGGTCGTAG